Within Apteryx mantelli isolate bAptMan1 chromosome 10, bAptMan1.hap1, whole genome shotgun sequence, the genomic segment TGTGATGAAAATCAAATCATGATCTTCAGTCATTAACAACCAGGGCGTTATAACCcagtttttcccctttccctttacCCATGACTTTTTGGAAGCTCCATTTGATAATCAAGAGTATTACAGAGACAAAGTGTGTTATTCTTACTATTTTTCAAATTAAGGAATGCAAGGAGTTCCTAATAAATTTAACTACTAACAGCAAAGGTAAGCAGATTCTACTGAAAACTATAAACGATAAGCTGAATTATTCACTACTTAGGTTTTTCAGTTAGTTGGCATATAGGCCCATTATACTGAACTCAGCATGCTTGCACAGATACAAACaataatcttaaagaaaaaaagttactttgcTTACAATTTTCATAATATACCTGAACTTGTTAAATAAGAGGAGTTTATCATATTATATTGATGCATTTTTGCAtccttcagaagaaaaacaaaatcttactTGAATTAACAAGTCTGTGTCAGTTTCCTAAACAAGAAGTTTAATGTTTTGAGAGTTCTCACTTCCAACTTAATGGTTAAATGCAAGAACTGAGACTTAATATTGCATCAGGACTCCAGGGGATTTCATTCCAAAGGCACTGCATAGTTCAGAATCCAATCCATCTATTGCAGAGGAAGTCTCCTCAGCTTTGCAGCACAAAACACAAGTTATATAACTAGAAAGTTCTGCAGACAAATAGATTTGTATGCTCCCACAGCAGCCTACAAATCACTAACTGATCAATTTATTTGATCCAAAGAAAGCTATTTAAATCGCACTATTCTCTCATAAGTTTCATGTTAATCGTCATTTGAAAGTCAGGAAAGAATATATTCTTCCTAATATTCATTTAATAGGCCATATCGGGCAGTGTTCGAATGTTCTGCGTAACAACTGAAGGAAGCTCCCACATCCTAACTCCATTAGACAGGACCCTATATTCATAACCGTTTTCCTACTAGACATCTGCTTGCTTCTATTTTAATACTTGTTTCCAAAACTGGATATTTCTGACCAAAAAAACCCATTAAGATAACTGGTCAGGATGCCTAACTGCAAAATAAAGCCTGAGAAATATAAGAATTTGGAAAACCACATCTAAACACACCCCTTAAAATCTCAtcccattttcttttcctcagctACCTCAAGAGATTGAGGCTGCTCCAGACAATGAATTCTGTAGAGTCTGGAGTTTTACCGCCTTCTTCAGGGACTATGGCAGAGATACCATATGCAAGAACTACAGACTTGTTATTTTCCTTAAAGCACAAGTCCAGTGAtctaaaaaaagggaaaacctaCAATTCTGCAAGGAGGGAATACTCCAAATAAAAAGGCCCATAAGAAGCATGTGTTCCATTTGTCGACTGGGATGAAGGGGCAGGGGACGCAGGCTTGGTTATTGGCACAGCATTTTTTGGAATAGAAGGCAACTGTTTCTTTGTAGAGGCTCGTGGAGGACTGGTTCTTAGTTCTCCAGACAGActtttctcttcagcttcaggtctctGTTAGATTAAAAGAGAGCCACAAGATAACAGGTCAGATTTAAGTATTAAACGTATGAGCACATTTTAAATACAGGTTTAAATACTGCCTTACTAATTACAAGTTTGGCCAAGGAAGTCGGTCTTGGATTTTGGCAttctatttttttgtgtttttaaatagaCTTATATTCCATTAAACTTAGTCTATAACTGCAAAAGCAATTAATATCTGAAGTCTGAACACAGTCCATTATTACTGCTGAATAGGAAATCTGCAGATTAGGACAAATGCTTAAGGAGgcttgtatttatttataaacTGGCACCAGATAATAAATAGCACCAGCTTAGAAGTCAAGTCTATTTACAGCACACCGTATATCTAGATAAACCATTTCCACTGACAAGCTCCCTTGCATTCTAGAATTCAAAGAGTCTCTGAACAAGTAGGGTAGTAAAGCCGAGATGAAACAAGAACTTTATACGGAAAAGTTCCCATGAATATTTTGTTTCCTGCTTGTGCTGAGACACCAACATCACACTGAGACTGATCATACAGCCTATTCCCACTGCAGGGGAACCACTGTTTGACAGTGGTATCAAGCCTGGTTTTAATAAATTTTGCTGCAGTAACCTGTTTATACCTATGCTGTCTTTTGCTAAAAAGAAGGCCTTTTCCAATCAATTGGCCATTGCTAGAGAACACTGTACAGACCCTATAGTAATTCCATAGATTGCCCAAGACAAACCTGCAGATTAAAAACTTGTGATTGGGCTAGCTGTAGCAACAAAAGACATAATTTATGGTATAGTGTTCTCAAGTGTTTGTTACTTGGACAAGTAACAGTACCCATCTCACAACTTTCATCAAAGGTATATAATTTGCATCAGTGCTGAAAACCTGAGAAATGCCTAGACCTAAAACTAGTATGATTTCAGGCATAATCTACTGCAGCAAGTGACAGCATTATGGGGGTGCAGCTTTGTCCATGCCCACCGCACATGCAATACCTGGCTAAAGTCTATTCAAGCTAGTAAACAAATGGCATCAGGAACAAGTCTTTTAATTAGTCATTTGAACATGGgttttttgtctttcctgcttAAAGATACTTCAGATAACGAAAAGTCATTACAACAAATTCTGGAGTAGACTCCATTCCCAGACACACTTCTGTTAGTACAGCCTAAAGCTAGCTGGCAGTTTTACTGAAGATTAACTCAATCCTCATGataaaatacacatttcaaaTGTACATGGAGGAATTTGATGGTCTTTTCCAGAACTGATACTGCCACCACTCCAAAGAAGATGCATTTAAGTCAGTTTTCAGGAACAGATGAAAAGAGACCTTATACATTTCCTGCATTATTATCAAAGCTTCACCAAATACATTCCAACACCCAAATCTTTAAACCAACGTATCCATATATCCAATGCCATGGCAGTCACAGACAGCAAAATCGAAGGCTACCCACAAGGTGCAAATGGGTGCCAGCAGGGAAGAGAGAGGCACCTGTTGCAATGCACTACTAGCAGCTCTGGAAGTCCCTGCTGTCATGCTACAGAAGCAAgttttaaatacttatttttatataCACGTGTTACTTTTTTAAACACGGCCTTCACCAGAAACCTGCAAATTTTGACAATAATTCAGATTGGTTTTAGAAGAGTTTGGTACATATTTTCAGTTCTACTGTCTAAGCAAACCTAAGCTGTGAATTCATCCCAGAACACAGATTACTCAAGGACCCCAAAAAATTCTGTTCAAAGGCTATTTTACTCCTCAGTATGTAACCATTATCTCTAGTTAGGATATGAAGTTATTTCAGCTTTATGCAATTACTTCACATTATACCTAACACAGACGTTACAAAACCACAGAATAAATCAGAGAACCAGTTCTACCAAATTCATGTCTATCAGATAGTGATTCAAACCAGCGATTAAGAATTTCATAGTAATTTGATAGACTTTTGTCTGATTCTTTTTTAAGTTGGTTTCCATGGTATTTCTTTGGTCATAAAGAATAATTTAATCACTCTACACTTAATTTATAGCATCACTCAATACCGAGAAAATACTCAACACCTCTTACGCAGATTAACTTCTTATGGCATCCTTTTATTAAATATCTACCTTGCGTACAGAGCTTGTAGACATGCTCCAGAAAGGGTTCATAACGTGTATTCCAAATAAAGGACTGTAATTTTTCAGTGTCTTCAGAGTTTCCTCAGCTCTCTCCAGTTTATACCCTAAAAATACACAGAATTAGGGTTTAATGGGTATGCATCCTAGCAGATAAACAGGATTCAAAATTAGATTTGACCCCAATTTACATAATGCAGACAGTTTTACATTCCTATAACTTCAGAAGAAAACTTCTTGTAGTTAAGATTCACAATAGATTAGAGTGCCAAAGCTCGGTTATTTATCACACCGCAGAACATTCTTATAGTTGTCTATGAAATAATTTTTGCATTAGAATCACTGTCGTCTTTCTGCTAGAAGGATACTCTAAAGAAGGTTTGACATTCTACATTTTGCCTTGACAACTGGAAAAAAGATCATCTATTGGCTCAGTATATTCAAAAAAAGATGCtctgcacacacaaaaaataaaaattatcacTTCAACAGTtaagcccagcactggacagtaGTACAACAGCTTATTCTGTAGCGTGGTGAAGTGTTGTGCCTTGCATACTCTGCTGACTTTGCACGTTTTTGAAGAGCACTAGTTTGAGCATTCTCTGCCATTCCCAGTGAAAGACATGATCCTCTCATTGAGTGTGCATCATGTatgtgtcattttgttttcatctgCATTGAAACTTGGCCAGGAATAGACAAAGCCACAGAATACAGAAGTTTCTCTGTAGCTTATTTAATGGTTTCATTATGAGCCCTAGGGCTTAGTATGATCAGCAGCTCAATAACAAGGATTTCAGCAGTGTTTGGTGTTTCACTGTGTCATCTACTGTTTGCACCCTTGATCCCAGTGTTCCCCTCTTCCCTTCGGGTGTTACCTCTAGCAgtctatcacttaaaaaaaaaaaaaaaccaacaacacaaaatacaaaacaaaacaacacacccTTGCTATTGTTCGTTCCAGAACTCTTGGCTATAGCACATCTTTGTCTGGCATGGCCTGTTTTCCCACTACTTTTTCCAAACAGAGCTGATTTCTAGTCCCCATCCTCCCAATTTCTGGCTACAATAAATAAATGTTTGGGATAATTCAGCTTACTCCACTTCTTTCACACGAAGTTGTACAACACTGACCAACGCAATTCAAAGGATGtgagaaggggagagagggaagagcacAGGCTTATATCATGGTCAACACTAAGTTGTTCTTCAGCAAGTCACCATCTATTCACACATTACATTGATTAGTTTATAGAGAAATAACAACATTATAATCAAAACTCTTTTAAAAAGGACAGTAAATGCCAACCTTTTTACAAAAGAAAGAGTTAAGCTAGACTATTTATGCAACAAAAGTTTAACAATGTTATACCTTCACAAGAAGCATTTATAAGTATGTGTCTAGACTATATAatagcaaagaataaaaaaagcaaacaccacATTCAGAAAAGCACTGAGAATTCATTCCCCCCCCTTCAAAATCATCTCATGAAAACATTCAAGCTCTACCCAGCATCATTGTAGCTAGTACGCGATTCCTCCAgataattttcttcttcagtggCCAGAGAGTCACCGAGTTTTCAGCCAGTGAAAACACAAAGGCAAGCAGGGCTATTGTGCTCTGTGACAGCAGTGAGAAGCGGGGAAGGTTACCTTTCCCTGTATCCTGTCTGGAAAGCAGAGCCAAGACAGAAGGATATGCCACAGGCAGCGGTGCCTTTCCTCTTCCATGAAAGTCAGCCAGACTAAAACAGCAAGATGCTGGGCTAGGAAGGTAGAAGACGTTTCCCCAGCTGAAGCCAGAGGGTGGAGGAACCGACACACAAAGAGAGCACCAGAGTGCCAGGGCCTTGACAAGAGAGAAAGCCACTGGAAGCCAAGGCACGGGTTTGGACATACTAGTAGGAATCTGGAGTGAATGCTTtacagttgggggggggggggtgtgtgtggcaAGAACAAGTAATATAAATTGCATTATTCCAGAACCAGAGATATAAGATACAGGAGCTGGGTAGGACAGAGAGTGAGGTATGTACATACAAACAGCCTAACTTATTACAGGCAAGACAGGGAACTGATCTAGAAGCTTGATAAGTGGTGCTAAATGGAGTTCAGTCACCAACTCCACCTTTCAGAAAGTAGCTATGCATCTCAGTACACTTCCACCTTTTCATTTTATAGATGCCTATTTACAAGCTATTAAGAACTGGTTTCCTGCCCCACATAAAGCATTAATTTAGCTGTAGTTAAACTACAGAATAACTTCTACAGATTCTCCTACATGGATACCATTTATCCAGGTGTTTCCTAGTAATAAGTGATATACAGTATTGTTCTAAACTTATTAATAAACTGTCCCCAGGTTCACTCACTTGTTAAAATATTAGGTATGATAGAGATCTAATAACCTCAGAGTACCAGTTTTCCAGAGGGCCACTTAAAGCCCTTCGGGTTTTTTagagtttgtttcttttaaattgcaCACACTCCTAACTATGGATGGGAGTAGAGAATATTATCAGCACAAGAAACTTGCCCTGCAACTGCTTATGCTCTCTAGTGCATTTATCCCACAGTTTACCACATCACATTAATCAAAAGAATCACTAGAAATAAGAAGTCAGATATCAGCACGTTTAAATCTGCACATAGTTTATCCTACCTCTCACCATGGAAAAGGTCCGCATCAGACAAAGCAAGCAAGGTCCCAATACCAGTAAGTGGACTTCTGAACAGTTCAGTCATTCAGTTTTACATTGGCTACAATGTCTAGAGCAAGGGCACCATTGGGGCACCTTACAGTATCCCACATTACTGAAAGCATCACCTTCCCAGAAGAATCCAATCCACCATTACATTTACAGTGCCTCATCTGAGGCTTGATAGCATGCTGCTCAGTAGCATGTTCTATTATATGCTACTTCTACAAGAACAGAAGACAACAGCAACCCTCCTAAACAGCTCTTCTCCCATGGGTTTTCTACAGATATCTCAGCAAGTCCTtctactaccttttttttttttaaatacagtaccCGGGTTACTAAAAGATATCCATTCCGTACCTCAAGACTGGACCAAGAAAGCCACTTGTGGCCGTCAGCATAATCTAATATTAATGTGCACCAGCACTGAAGTATGCAATGCAAGAGAGCATTCTAAAGCAAGTTCAGCCACTTTAGAGACCAAAGACTCCCTCAGCACTTTGTCATCACTCTTAAACACTAATGGAAaccaattctttttttctgaagtaccCTGCTCTTTTAGTTTCCTGTCTCTACATGAGGTATCCccattaaaaattacttttgttaTTTATACCTACTGTCACATCACACCATGTTTTCTCATTGTCATTAGTCATTAGACAAAATACAACAGGGTATCAAACCAATTCTATAGACTTCATCTGCCTAAAACAGGCAGAGAactttttcaaacattttctgaaaaaacacTAAGTGATCCCTCAAGAGATAAGGACGTGTGTGtgagtgcatatatatacatatataattttttttatatatatacagctTGCCCCCCacccaaaagaaaagagaaccaTTCCTACACCTAAGACTGAACAGAGCTGATTAAACAGAGGACAAGTTTTGATCACAATGCTATTAGCAGTTTTTTTCCAGGGATCGCAACTGTCAGTTTACACCAGAACTGACCCCTTTCTTCGGCAAGCCTGCTCCTACCTGAGGACTAGCCCCCAGCCGCACACGCCGGACAGCAGGGGAGGCGCCGAGCGAGCCCCGCCAGCGCACAGGAGCCCGGTCCTCTCGCCGGGAGCGACgacaccccccgccccggcaccTGCTCCGGCTCCTGCTTTAACCCTTCAGCAGGCCGCTCGCGGGGAAAGCACGCGCTCCGCCCGCCCGGCGACACCTCGAGAcgccggcagcggggcggccgccgcgggagccCGCCAGGGCCCGGCAGAAGAGCGGCGCCACTCCtggggcccggggccgcggcagagcCCAGCGGGCCGCTCGGCAgccgggggccgcccgccccggcgacCCCGCCGCGGAGGCCCCGCCGGCCCGCAGCCCCCTCACGGCCCGGCCGGCAGCtgagcgccgcccgcccgccctgccggggccgcagggagacgccgccgccgcgggcccggcgcggaGCTGTCGGCCGCCCTCCCCTGCCGGCGGgcaccggcccccgcggccgccgtgGTCGTCACCCCCGCACAGGGCTGGGCcctccctgccgcccgccccactcacccgcgccccggccgctccgctccgctgcccgcgCGGCCCAGGCCCCGCCAGCCGCCGccactcccctcctctccccccgccgcagccccatTTAAATCCCACCCCCTCGGCGGCGCACATCCGGGCCTGGCCGCCCACCCAGCCAATGGCCGGCCGGCTCTTCCGGGAAGCCTCCTGTGGCGCGGCGCAGCGGCGTCGGGGCGCGCCAATCACAGCCGCCGTCCTTTCTGTGATGCAATAAGGCCGGCCCCCCTCCTCTGGCTGCCTCGGTGGTGGCGATTGGTTAGAGGGACTGCCCATCCCGGGGGAGGCGGGCCAATAGGGTGCGTTGACGCACTTGTCACTCTGTGAGCAGGAAGAAAGCGCTGAGGAGGGAGCGCGCCGAAGGGGCACCTCCCAGTGGCTGGCGGAGTCGTCGCTCGTGCAACCTGCTCGCGGCTTCCGATTGGCAGAGCagccggcggggggaggggggaggcgagCGGCGGCGATTGGCGAGCCTCAGCCTcctcccgccgcggggcggggcgctgcGCAGGGTggcggcagcggccggggctCGCCCGCGGGCCGCCCGCAGCTGCCAGGCTCGCAgtgctgccccgccccgccccgggcccggccgcccgcgtCGCCTCCCCGCGGCTGCCCCGCGAGCGCGTTGTCGCACAGGCAGCGGGCGTTGCGCAGCAGCAAATGGCGGGCGCAGGCGGGAGGCGGCCGCTGCGGctgaggggagcggaggggcggCGGGTGCGGAGCGGCCTGGCTGTGGCCGCAGCACGGCGGAAGGAGGGGACGGACCTGGCGCGGGGTCCTGCGCGTGGCGCCGCCTGGCGCTCCGCGTTGCTGGGCCCCGATGGCGTGGTGCCGACACACATCCGGCGGTGGCTGAAGTAAAACCAGCGGGCAGCCGGCATGTAATCTAAAACAgttgaaaaaaggcaaaaaactgCTATTGATACCATCCATAATAGTCTTACGGAGGTGTTCTTTCAAGAAACAGAATTAGCTGTGTCTCTATATGAATATATATCAATGGTAAATTAAAGTTCAGTTTGAATATCATGTGTATATACAGATCATGCCAACacaaggaggaagggaaaataaaCGCAAATCATTTTATCACTTTACCAGAATCATTTCAATACAGAATTACTGGACTGCACGTGTAAGAGCTAGTGAAGAGGAAAACACTGCTGAGAAGCTGTAAAGCCTGTCTCTCCTTTATAATCAGTTCAGAACCTCTCAGATAGTTTTATAATTAACAACGCATGTACAATCCAAAAACTTCCAGCCTAAGCCTACTAGTGATGACTTCACAAATCATGGATTTTTGCCACTTTTGTTTAGAGCTGCATGTTCTCAAAAACACCTTAGTGATTGGTActttacaaaacacatttttaatgtattttttcctgaTTAAAGCAAAGAACAGATGCATTTCCCATACTATCACTGAGCAGCCATATATGTACACGCACAGTTAATTTGCAGTTAATTCTAGGTACACACATACGTATATCTACAAAGAGTTTAGCTCTAAAAAGCTTCTGAACAGAATGTGCAAGATAAGAATAAAACTCAGGAGAATCTTTTGTTTGTAATTAGACTTTCTCTGAGCTCACTAGAACAATTATAGGAGCACTGTTCCAAAACTAAAGCCATTTGTCAAGGTTTGGAAGATGACAAGAAGATCCATGCTATCTCAAGTATAAAAATTACAGGGAAAAATACAAATCAGTGAATACATCTTTTTTCCATTCCTATCCTAGGAGGAAAAATATCATGTTAGGGTTATCACTTGTCTTAATTATTGTAACATTTTCCTATCTGCCTATCCTCCCCAAAATGACACTTTAAAATCCTCAGTCAGTTAACAACTGTATTATTCTAGCCAATCTCTCTCAGTTTGTGAAACCCTTTCCCAATTTCCTGCTCTTCAGTGTTCCAAATGAAAGCTCTTTGCCCACACCTCTGAAGTGCTGTGCAACATAACTTCTGCTAAGGTTCATATCCGAAATTCATCTATCTTCCCTCCTACATGcagtctttttttctgctgcttttagtCTAGAACCTTTTATTGGTTGTCCAGTACCAGTCTCCTTCTACCTGCTTTTTCGGCTTTCTTACCTCTTTTCTGCTACATCTcttctttcttatttatttttctgctaacAGCTCCAAATCTTTTCCTGCCATCTCTCTTTGAAGATTATGTTTCCAGAAATCTTTTTTACATGGTTATCTTCATCAGTGGGCTTTTCAGAGCTACCTTTTCCTCAGAGTGCCTTGCTTGTGTTAGGTCCTGATCTTGCTATGGAATCTGCACAGATGATCAGAAAAACATTCTTTGTTAAATGTTCATTTACACATTATGCAGATGTTACAGATCTTACAGTGCACTTTTGTGGCTTAAATGAAGTTGTAGTGTTGTTTATTTCAGTGTACATGTTCATAGTGTCAAAAATTATATCACAGTGATGATGTGAAGAATTTTAATACGTTAACGTTGATGCTGAGTATTACTACAGGAATACTTCATCAGGTGTTGAACACGTCATTATTAATACTCC encodes:
- the AKTIP gene encoding AKT-interacting protein isoform X3, translating into MYIPHSLSYPAPVSYISGSGIMQFILLVLATHTPPPPTVKHSLQIPTSMSKPVPWLPVAFSLVKALALWCSLCVSVPPPSGFSWGNVFYLPSPASCCFSLADFHGRGKAPLPVAYPSVLALLSRQDTGKGYKLERAEETLKTLKNYSPLFGIHVMNPFWSMSTSSVRKRPEAEEKSLSGELRTSPPRASTKKQLPSIPKNAVPITKPASPAPSSQSTNGTHASYGPFYLEYSLLAEFTLVVKQKLPGVYVQPSYRSALMWFGVIFIRHGLYQDGVFKFTVYIPDNYPDGDCPRLVFDLPVFHPLVDPESCELDVKRAFAKWRRNHNHIWQVLMYARRVFYKIDTTSPLNPEAAVLYEKDIQLFKSKVVDSVKLCSSHLFDQPKVEDPYAIIFSPWNPAIHDEAREKMLTQKEIDPKALILENLRLWKDPAKTYCLP